The Candidatus Babeliales bacterium sequence ATACCACAAAAACCCACAACCCAACAAGCTCTCGCAGTCGCTGCTATGGACTCAAGAGAACTAACTCTTTCTCTTTCTGAAGACCTTCTTAGTAAAGTCGTTGCTGGCCATGTCATTCCTAATGCAGTTTCCATATTAGCAAGCTACATGAAAAACCCTTACATTCTCCTGATGGTAACTGAAGGTGTTGCGGTCGCCTTTGCTTTATCAGGACAACCTATTCTTCCTAAGAATATGGCACAACAATTTATTACTGCGTTACCACAAAAATTGGCAATGATTGCCGCTCCCGCTGCAATCGGTGCCATAGGCGGCGCTGGAGAAGTAGTTGCAACTCGATTAACCAGCTTTGATAAAAAATATAACGTATACATAAAACCTCTTCTTGCTGGCGGAGCCGTGGCAGGTATTGCAACATCAATGTTTTCAGGAAAATTATCTGATCAAGGAAAAGCGCTCGCATTTGCCGGGCTTTATGGAGTAGCAACACCAGTACTCAATGATATGTTTGCGTATGTACAAAATCTTGTAAGTCCATCTACTCCAATGCAACAACCTGCAGCACCCAACCAAAAAATAGGTATTACTGCAAAAACAATGGCACTCCTAAAAAAATTGAAAACTCCTATCGCGATTGCACTTATTTCTCTTGGTGCGGTGGCCACAGCACAAACATTTGAATTTGGCCAACTATCACTGGAAAGCCAGGCTCTTGGCGGAATGACGCTCGCACAAATAGTAGCGTTAACTGAACTTACTGTTGCACGTGAATATGGATACCGAGCAACTAAAAGAATTGCTAATGCAGTTGGTGATGCAACAGGCTCTATTGCGAAAAAAGTTGTTCAATCAAAACCAGCAGAATTTGTGAGCAACATTATTGCTACTCCAAAAACATATGGTGAACAAATTGTTAACGGAATATCATCAATATTTAATTGGGCAGTAGGAGGACTGGAAGGGTTTTCATTCTAATAAAAACCAAATAGAGGCAACAAAAAAAGAGAGGCGATCATCATCCCTCTCTTTTTATTATCTTGAGTCAATTACTTACTACTCACCTTTTTCAATTGGTACCTGTACGGCATTAGTTGCTTCTTCTGATTCAACCGGTATTACCACCTGCAACACACCATCTTTCATTGTTGCTTTTGCTTTACCGGGAACTGCTTTTGCTGGCAATGGTAATCGTCGTTCGAAACTTCCTTGCTTGATCTCTTTACGATAAAAATCAGCGCTTTTTTCTTCTATTTCTTCTTTACGCGTTCCGTGGATCCGTACGGTGTCATCCTGTACTGAAATTTTAACATCTTCCAACTTAACTCCTGGAATATGCATCTTGATAATAACGTTACCATCTTTTTCATACATATCAGTTGCTAAATCAGTCGTTGATGTACGCAATGTAGGAAAATCAAAATTCCACATATCATCATTCCATCTTGACATAACATCCTCCTCATCAAACATATCACTACTCCGTTGCTGATCTTGTGTATCCTTTACACGAGATTTTCTTGATATCGCCAGTAACTCAACTGTCGTTAAACCACCGACTATACCCATTACTAACAAAGTATATAGTCCCTTCTTATTTATTTGCATTCACATCCTCCTCAACTACTCTTTAATACATCTACTATCAATTGTATATCTTACTAACTACCAATTTTTAAAGTCACTAAATTTACTGATTCTATTTTTTGTAACGGTAACGAAACCTGCAATAATCCTTCTTGCATAGTCGCAACTGCTTGCGCCACAGCTATCTTAGATGATAACACAAGGGTCCGATGAAACTTACCCCGTTTAATCTCTTTTATATAATCCGCACTTCTACCTTCATCTGTCTCTTGCCGAAATCCAGAGATTCTTACCATATTTTCCGTTATTTCAATCGTTACCTGTTCTGGAGCTACGCCTGGCAATTGTGCTTCTATAACTATCATTCCATTCTTTTCATACATATCAACTGGCAACGAATCTGCTAATAATTCATTTGCCGTAGACTCATAGTGAGCCTCTACATCTAATAACCCCCCATCAAAGAAAGGATTCCATCGAATTATTGGCATTGCTTCGCTCCTCCATTATATAGCTCTATACACCTCTGAAAATTCCTATCTATCACAACGTATCAAATTCATATAGAAAAAATCAATAATTTATAGACCATTTTATAAACAGGCAATAATTCTGCGGCCATATTCAATATGGATAAGGACGCCCCTTAAGCATAGAGGGGTTGGATACGCTTTGTACCCAGCCCCTCGTTTACTCTATTTCTTTTTAGATCAACACGTATTCGCGCTTCTACCTCTTTGCCTGCACCTGTAACCGTTGCTGCCCAAGCAGCCCAGATTGTCGTAAGAGTGTCTCTTGTGCGCGCATACAACGCTCAACTACTGTACTAAGTTGTCCGTCAGCCACATCAATCATCGCACGCAAACGAGCAACCTTTTCCGCAGTTAAATTCAAATTTGTAAGCTCTTGCGGAGTCCTGCTAGACAAAAGAGTCGCCAAACTCTTCGTCCGATTCATACTTGCCCTTAGCTGTCCTAGTGCAGGTTCGCTACGTTGCAAGCGTTGCCGAAACTCTGCAATTAACTCTTGCCGTCCTCGAACGCCCTCTATCCAAATTGCCTGATCCTCCGATACTATTTCTACTTCCTCCTCATCCATTTCCTGTACCGCATTCAAAGCGCCTAATAATTCATTCGAAGCTATATCATTCTGCGCTAAATCATGCTGAAAGCCCTCAAGTAGTGCAGACAATATAACTCGTAAATCACTCCAATCCACATCCGCTTGCGCCGCCGCCTCATGCACTTGAACATCATGCTCATTAGCTGCGCATATGGATATTGATGCTGCAAAAACAAAAAGAGCGCTTAATAAAAAAATTTGTTTAAATATATTCATATAA is a genomic window containing:
- a CDS encoding Hsp20/alpha crystallin family protein, with protein sequence MPIIRWNPFFDGGLLDVEAHYESTANELLADSLPVDMYEKNGMIVIEAQLPGVAPEQVTIEITENMVRISGFRQETDEGRSADYIKEIKRGKFHRTLVLSSKIAVAQAVATMQEGLLQVSLPLQKIESVNLVTLKIGS
- a CDS encoding Hsp20/alpha crystallin family protein codes for the protein MQINKKGLYTLLVMGIVGGLTTVELLAISRKSRVKDTQDQQRSSDMFDEEDVMSRWNDDMWNFDFPTLRTSTTDLATDMYEKDGNVIIKMHIPGVKLEDVKISVQDDTVRIHGTRKEEIEEKSADFYRKEIKQGSFERRLPLPAKAVPGKAKATMKDGVLQVVIPVESEEATNAVQVPIEKGE